One segment of Anastrepha obliqua isolate idAnaObli1 chromosome 3, idAnaObli1_1.0, whole genome shotgun sequence DNA contains the following:
- the LOC129240257 gene encoding ribonuclease Oy isoform X2, which produces MQLKKVTVISTICCEKIRKSSTIDKHSGESFDNTKTSNTDQYNDSDLLSNELTPLFDDISDDDLSTESEENDIDWDVLIFTQQWPVTTCYHWREEDKNHACILPNKKEFWTIHGVWPTKLGHMGPSFCNKTADFDLDQLDQILTNLKTYWPTIDGEQKLGYFWKHEWLKHGTCAASLEELDSELKYFKQGLAWREQFLMSNILGNAGIHPDSNNTVVALQTALLKILGKNPFIHCVYDNKRDVSYLEEIRICFTKQFELTDCDGVLPGDAVSINYPGGTVITNCHISKPIHYPSNVPPLLRKREEHWKFPVVNTYKLLQFIMWFTL; this is translated from the coding sequence CTCCACAATTGACAAACACTCAGGGGAATCGTTCGATAATACGAAAACATCAAATACCGATCAATACAACGACAGCGATCTTCTAAGTAATGAACTGACACCTTTATTTGATGATATTTCTGATGACGATTTGAGCACTGAGAGTGAGGAGAATGACATTGATTGGGATGTATTGATCTTTACTCAACAGTGGCCCGTCACTACGTGCTACCACTGGCGGGAAGAGGACAAGAATCACGCATGCATTTTGCCTAATAAGAAAGAATTTTGGACTATACATGGTGTGTGGCCAACAAAATTGGGTCATATGGGTCCCAGTTTTTGCAATAAAACTGCTGATTTTGACTTGGACCAGCTAGACCAGATCCTAACAAATCTAAAGACATATTGGCCAACAATTGACGGCGAGCAAAAATTAGGTTATTTTTGGAAGCACGAATGGTTAAAACATGGCACTTGTGCTGCATCATTGGAAGAGCTGGACAGcgagttgaaatattttaaacaagGGTTAGCATGGCGCGAGCAGTTCTTAATGTCTAACATATTGGGAAATGCAGGTATACATCCGGATTCAAATAACACAGTAGTTGCTTTGCAAACAGCTCTACTAAAGATATTGGGAAAGAACCCATTCATACATTGTGTATATGACAACAAACGGGATGTGAGTTACCTCGAAGAAATACGTATTTGTTTTACTAAACAGTTCGAGCTTACCGACTGCGACGGCGTGCTGCCAGGCGATGCTGTTTCAATAAATTATCCGGGAGGAACAGTCATCACCAATTGTCATATATCAAAACCTATACACTATCCCAGCAATGTGCCGCCATTGCTAAGAAAGCGAGAAGAGCATTGGAAATTTCCTGTGGTAAATACTTACAAGTTATTACAGTTCATTATGTGGTTTACGCTGTAA
- the LOC129240257 gene encoding ribonuclease Oy isoform X1 yields MGEKRILWATFGLLILATQWLTVISSTIDKHSGESFDNTKTSNTDQYNDSDLLSNELTPLFDDISDDDLSTESEENDIDWDVLIFTQQWPVTTCYHWREEDKNHACILPNKKEFWTIHGVWPTKLGHMGPSFCNKTADFDLDQLDQILTNLKTYWPTIDGEQKLGYFWKHEWLKHGTCAASLEELDSELKYFKQGLAWREQFLMSNILGNAGIHPDSNNTVVALQTALLKILGKNPFIHCVYDNKRDVSYLEEIRICFTKQFELTDCDGVLPGDAVSINYPGGTVITNCHISKPIHYPSNVPPLLRKREEHWKFPVVNTYKLLQFIMWFTL; encoded by the coding sequence CTCCACAATTGACAAACACTCAGGGGAATCGTTCGATAATACGAAAACATCAAATACCGATCAATACAACGACAGCGATCTTCTAAGTAATGAACTGACACCTTTATTTGATGATATTTCTGATGACGATTTGAGCACTGAGAGTGAGGAGAATGACATTGATTGGGATGTATTGATCTTTACTCAACAGTGGCCCGTCACTACGTGCTACCACTGGCGGGAAGAGGACAAGAATCACGCATGCATTTTGCCTAATAAGAAAGAATTTTGGACTATACATGGTGTGTGGCCAACAAAATTGGGTCATATGGGTCCCAGTTTTTGCAATAAAACTGCTGATTTTGACTTGGACCAGCTAGACCAGATCCTAACAAATCTAAAGACATATTGGCCAACAATTGACGGCGAGCAAAAATTAGGTTATTTTTGGAAGCACGAATGGTTAAAACATGGCACTTGTGCTGCATCATTGGAAGAGCTGGACAGcgagttgaaatattttaaacaagGGTTAGCATGGCGCGAGCAGTTCTTAATGTCTAACATATTGGGAAATGCAGGTATACATCCGGATTCAAATAACACAGTAGTTGCTTTGCAAACAGCTCTACTAAAGATATTGGGAAAGAACCCATTCATACATTGTGTATATGACAACAAACGGGATGTGAGTTACCTCGAAGAAATACGTATTTGTTTTACTAAACAGTTCGAGCTTACCGACTGCGACGGCGTGCTGCCAGGCGATGCTGTTTCAATAAATTATCCGGGAGGAACAGTCATCACCAATTGTCATATATCAAAACCTATACACTATCCCAGCAATGTGCCGCCATTGCTAAGAAAGCGAGAAGAGCATTGGAAATTTCCTGTGGTAAATACTTACAAGTTATTACAGTTCATTATGTGGTTTACGCTGTAA